CACCGGCGGCAGCGAGGCCAACGAGCACGCCCTCCGCATCGCGCGCATGTACACCAAGCGCCACAAGGTCCTCACGCAGTGGCGCTCCTTCCACGGTCAGACGCAGGGCGCCGCGACGCTCGGCGGCGACAACAGGCGGTGGGCGAACGAGCCCGGCATCACTGGCGTCGTGCGTTTCCTGAATCCCGACCCGTACCGTTCGATGTTCGGCAACGACGCGCAGAAGGCGCTCGCGCATGTGGAGGAGGTCCTCTGGTACGAAGGCCCCGACTATGTCGCGGCGATCTTCCTCGAGCCGATCGTCGGCAGCTCCGGCCTCATCGTCCCACCCGAAGGCTTCATCCGCGGACTGCGCGCGCTCTGCGACAAGCACGGGATCCTGCTCATCCTCGACGAGGTCATGACCGGCTTCGGTCGCACCGGCAAGTGGTTCGCGGCGGAGCACGATGGCGTCGTGCCGGACATGATGACCTTCGCGAAGGGCGTGAACTCGGGCTACGTCCCGCTCGGCGGCGTCATCGTCGACGAGCCGATCGCGAAGCACTTCGACACCAACGTCCTGTGGGCGGGGCTCACGTACGCCGGCCATCCCCTGGCGTGCGCGGCCGGCGTGGCCACGATCGAGGCGTATCGCGAGGACGGTCTCATCGAGCGCGGCGCGCGCAGCGGCGAGCTCCTGATGCGCCAGCTGCGAGCCGTCGCCGAGCGTCACCCGTCGGTCGGCGACGTGCGCGGCAAGGGACTGTTCATCGGCATCGAGCTCGTGAAGGACCGTAGGACGAAGGAGATGCTGGAGCGCTGGAACGGACCGTCGGCGAAGCTGCAGACCGCGATCAAGAACGCGCTCATGCAGCGCGACGTCTACATCCTGAACCGCTGGAACATGCTCTTCATCGCGCCGCCGCTCAACGTCACCGAGGACGAGATCGCATTCGGCGTGAAGGCGATCGACGAAGCGTTGACGGTCGCCGACCGGTACGCCGCGACCGGCGAGCTGTAGGGACGGGTTCTGGCCGAGCACGCACAAGTTTCGGCCGCGATCGACTCAGCCGGCGTTGGGGAGTTCGACGGCGATGAGTGGGCCGGTGGCGAATGCGTTCTCCACCGTTCGCGGTCAAACGCCGTGGTGATGCGGGGGCCGCGAACGCGAATGAAGAGCGCGTGACTCTGAGCTAGACGATCCAGCGCGTGCGCGCGCGACG
This genomic interval from Candidatus Limnocylindria bacterium contains the following:
- a CDS encoding aminotransferase class III-fold pyridoxal phosphate-dependent enzyme codes for the protein MLLFLMALDTKRPTDTAAVVRDTKDHVLVSWSAQGALSPLVITGAKGSWLYAGERRILDFSSGLINVNLGHGHPKVVRAIQEQAAKLCYVTPSFGEESRAELARLMADITPGDLTKTLFTTGGSEANEHALRIARMYTKRHKVLTQWRSFHGQTQGAATLGGDNRRWANEPGITGVVRFLNPDPYRSMFGNDAQKALAHVEEVLWYEGPDYVAAIFLEPIVGSSGLIVPPEGFIRGLRALCDKHGILLILDEVMTGFGRTGKWFAAEHDGVVPDMMTFAKGVNSGYVPLGGVIVDEPIAKHFDTNVLWAGLTYAGHPLACAAGVATIEAYREDGLIERGARSGELLMRQLRAVAERHPSVGDVRGKGLFIGIELVKDRRTKEMLERWNGPSAKLQTAIKNALMQRDVYILNRWNMLFIAPPLNVTEDEIAFGVKAIDEALTVADRYAATGEL